In one window of Microbacterium natoriense DNA:
- the gyrB gene encoding DNA topoisomerase (ATP-hydrolyzing) subunit B has translation MQILEGLEAVRKRPGMYIGSTGPRGLHHLVYEIVDNSVDEALAGYADTIFVTMLADGGVRVIDNGRGIPVDPHSSDPTKSTVEVVLTILHAGGKFGGGAYAVSGGLHGVGSSVVNALSTRFDVEVKQKGFVWRHSFANGGVPQQQLEKGEPTDATGTTITFWPDPEIFQETVEFDYDTLRTRFQQMAFLNKGLRIELTDEREASAYEVEVDGQTVAKQPNDVFFYERGLVDYVEYLNKVRHAEVVNEEIIAFESEDTERKISLEVAMQWTTSYTENVFTYANTINTHEGGTHEEGFRAALTTLVNKYARANNIIKEKDDNLSGDDVREGLTAVISIKLGEPQFEGQTKTKLGNTEAKAFVQKVVGDQLGDWFERNPSQAKNVIRKAIDAATARLAARKARETARRKSVFESAAMPDKLKDCTSKDPSISEIFLVEGDSAGGSAVQGRDPHTQAILALRGKILNVERARLDKALGNKEVQAMIQAFGTGIGEDFDIEKARYHKIVLMADADVDGQHITTLLLTLLFRYMRGLIEAGFVYLAMPPLYRLKWSNSAHEYVFSDAERDALLKHGLDNGKRIPKDAGIQRYKGLGEMNPKELWETTMDHSTRTLQQITIEDAAAADEIFSVLMGEDVESRRSFIQRNAKDVRFLDI, from the coding sequence ATCCAGATCCTCGAGGGTCTCGAAGCGGTCCGCAAGCGCCCGGGTATGTACATCGGCTCCACCGGCCCCCGGGGTCTCCATCACCTCGTGTACGAGATCGTCGACAACTCGGTCGACGAGGCTCTCGCCGGCTACGCCGACACGATCTTCGTGACCATGCTCGCCGACGGCGGTGTCCGGGTCATCGACAACGGTCGAGGCATCCCCGTCGATCCGCACTCCTCAGACCCGACCAAGTCCACGGTCGAGGTCGTGCTGACGATCCTGCACGCCGGCGGAAAGTTCGGCGGCGGCGCGTACGCCGTCTCCGGCGGTCTGCACGGCGTCGGCTCCTCGGTCGTGAACGCGCTCTCGACGCGCTTCGACGTCGAGGTCAAGCAGAAGGGCTTCGTGTGGCGGCACAGCTTCGCGAACGGCGGAGTCCCGCAGCAGCAGCTCGAAAAGGGAGAGCCGACCGACGCGACCGGAACGACCATCACGTTCTGGCCGGACCCCGAGATCTTCCAGGAGACGGTCGAGTTCGACTACGACACGCTCCGCACCCGTTTCCAGCAGATGGCCTTCCTCAACAAGGGTCTGCGCATCGAGCTGACCGATGAGCGCGAAGCATCCGCCTACGAGGTCGAGGTCGACGGTCAGACCGTCGCCAAGCAGCCGAACGACGTGTTCTTCTACGAGCGCGGCCTGGTCGACTACGTCGAGTACCTGAACAAGGTGCGTCACGCAGAGGTCGTCAACGAGGAGATCATCGCCTTCGAATCCGAGGACACCGAGCGCAAGATCTCGCTCGAGGTCGCGATGCAGTGGACCACCTCGTACACCGAGAACGTGTTCACCTATGCCAACACGATCAACACGCACGAGGGCGGTACGCACGAAGAAGGCTTCCGTGCGGCGCTGACCACCCTCGTGAACAAGTACGCCAGGGCGAACAACATCATCAAGGAGAAGGACGACAACCTCTCCGGCGACGACGTGCGCGAAGGACTGACGGCGGTCATCTCCATCAAGCTCGGAGAGCCGCAGTTCGAGGGCCAGACCAAGACGAAGCTCGGCAACACCGAGGCGAAGGCCTTCGTGCAGAAGGTGGTCGGCGACCAGCTGGGCGACTGGTTCGAGCGCAACCCCTCGCAGGCCAAGAACGTCATCCGCAAGGCGATCGACGCCGCGACCGCACGCCTCGCCGCCCGCAAGGCGCGCGAGACCGCGCGTCGCAAGAGCGTGTTCGAGTCGGCGGCCATGCCCGACAAGCTCAAGGACTGCACGAGCAAGGACCCCTCGATCAGCGAGATCTTCCTCGTCGAGGGAGACTCGGCAGGCGGTTCGGCCGTGCAGGGTCGCGACCCGCACACGCAGGCGATCCTGGCGCTGCGCGGCAAGATCCTCAACGTCGAGCGTGCGCGTCTCGACAAGGCACTGGGCAACAAAGAGGTCCAGGCGATGATCCAGGCCTTCGGCACGGGCATCGGCGAGGACTTCGACATCGAGAAGGCCCGCTATCACAAGATCGTGCTGATGGCGGATGCCGACGTCGACGGTCAGCACATCACGACCCTCCTGCTCACGTTGCTGTTCCGCTACATGCGAGGACTCATCGAGGCGGGCTTCGTCTACCTCGCGATGCCTCCGCTGTATCGCCTGAAGTGGTCGAACTCCGCTCACGAGTACGTCTTCAGCGACGCCGAGCGCGACGCGCTGCTGAAGCACGGTCTCGACAACGGCAAGCGCATCCCGAAGGATGCCGGCATCCAGCGCTACAAGGGTCTCGGCGAGATGAACCCGAAGGAGCTGTGGGAGACCACGATGGATCACTCCACTCGTACCCTTCAGCAGATCACCATCGAGGATGCCGCGGCCGCCGACGAGATCTTCAGCGTGCTGATGGGTGAGGACGTCGAGTCGCGGCGCAGCTTCATCCAGCGCAACGCCAAGGACGTCCGCTTCCTCGACATCTGA
- the gyrA gene encoding DNA gyrase subunit A, giving the protein MTDDIRPEPEHDHGKIDQVDLQSEMQRSYLDYAMAVIVGRALPDVRDGLKPVHRRVIYGMYDGGFRPDKSFSKCARVVGEVMGQYHPHGDSAIYDALVRLVQPWSLRYPLALGQGNFGSPGNMGAAAPRYTETKMAPLALEMVRDIEEDTVDFTDNYDGQTQEPTVLPARFPNLLVNGSVGIAVGMATNIPPHNLREVSAAALWALDNPGLSREELLDGLIQRVPGPDFPTGAQILGTKGIHEAYRTGRGSITMRAVVNVEEIQGRTCLVITELPYQVNPDNVAVKIGDLARDGKITGIADIRDESSDRTGQRLVVVLKRDAVAKVVLNNLYKHTQLQENFGANMLAIVDGVPRTLAIDGFITHWITHQLEVIVRRTRFRLAKAEARMHILRAYLKALDALDEVIALIRRSPTVDEARSGLKALLDIDDDQADAILSMQLRRLAALERQKILDEAEELETLIAQYNAILADEALQRDIIREELTGIVDRFGDERRTHILHGFDGDVSMEDLIAEEEMVVTVTRDGYIKRTRSDNYRSQHRGGKGVKGAQLRADDIVEHFFVTTTHHWLLFFTDKGRVYRSKTYEVPESGRDAKGTHVANLLALQPGEKIAQILDIRDYEVADYLVLATRDGLVKKTSLSSYDTNRQGGVIAIRLNDEDELVSALMVNAEDDILLISRRGMSVRFSATDGALRPMGRATAGVKGMKFRDGDSLLSASVAAPGQYVFVVTDGGYAKRTAIDEYRVQGRGGFGIKVAKLNDDRGTLAGGLMVAEDDEVLVVLSSGKVVRSAVAEVPAKGRDTMGVVFARTTEADRILAIARNGERGLGEDEAEADEESAATNTEDSDESSNPGEGQDA; this is encoded by the coding sequence ATGACTGACGACATCCGCCCCGAGCCGGAACACGACCACGGCAAGATCGACCAGGTCGACCTGCAGTCGGAGATGCAGCGCAGCTATCTCGACTACGCGATGGCCGTGATCGTGGGCCGCGCGCTCCCTGACGTGCGCGACGGGCTCAAGCCGGTGCACCGCCGAGTGATCTACGGCATGTACGACGGCGGATTCCGCCCCGACAAGTCGTTCTCGAAGTGCGCTCGCGTCGTCGGTGAGGTCATGGGTCAGTATCACCCGCACGGCGACTCGGCGATCTATGACGCCCTCGTCCGGCTGGTGCAGCCGTGGTCGCTGAGGTATCCGCTGGCGCTCGGGCAGGGCAACTTCGGCTCTCCCGGCAACATGGGCGCCGCAGCCCCCCGATACACCGAGACCAAGATGGCCCCGCTCGCGCTCGAGATGGTGCGCGACATCGAAGAGGACACGGTCGACTTCACCGACAACTACGACGGTCAGACCCAGGAGCCGACGGTCCTCCCCGCCCGCTTCCCGAACCTGCTCGTCAACGGATCCGTCGGCATCGCGGTCGGCATGGCGACCAACATCCCCCCGCACAACCTGCGCGAGGTCTCGGCCGCCGCTCTCTGGGCGCTGGACAACCCCGGCCTCTCCCGCGAAGAGCTTCTCGACGGACTGATCCAGCGCGTTCCCGGTCCCGACTTCCCGACCGGCGCGCAGATCCTCGGCACCAAGGGCATCCACGAGGCGTACCGCACGGGTCGCGGCTCGATCACGATGCGTGCTGTCGTCAACGTCGAGGAGATCCAGGGTCGCACCTGCCTCGTCATCACCGAGCTGCCGTACCAGGTGAACCCCGACAACGTGGCGGTGAAGATCGGCGACCTCGCCCGTGACGGCAAGATCACCGGCATCGCCGACATCCGCGACGAGTCCTCCGACCGCACCGGTCAGCGCCTCGTCGTCGTCCTCAAGCGGGATGCCGTCGCCAAGGTCGTGCTGAACAATCTCTACAAGCACACCCAGCTGCAGGAGAACTTCGGCGCGAACATGCTCGCGATCGTCGACGGCGTGCCGCGCACGCTCGCGATCGATGGATTCATCACGCACTGGATCACCCACCAGCTCGAGGTCATCGTCCGTCGTACTCGTTTCCGCCTTGCGAAGGCCGAGGCGCGCATGCACATCCTGCGTGCGTATCTGAAGGCGCTCGACGCGCTCGACGAGGTCATCGCCCTCATCCGCCGCTCGCCCACGGTCGACGAGGCGCGCAGCGGATTGAAGGCCCTGCTCGACATCGACGACGACCAGGCCGACGCGATCCTCTCGATGCAGCTGCGCCGCCTCGCGGCACTGGAGCGTCAGAAGATCCTCGACGAGGCCGAGGAGCTCGAAACCCTCATCGCCCAGTACAACGCGATCCTCGCCGACGAGGCGCTCCAGCGCGACATCATCCGCGAGGAGCTCACCGGAATCGTCGACCGCTTCGGCGACGAGCGCCGCACGCACATCCTGCACGGCTTCGACGGCGACGTCTCGATGGAAGACCTCATCGCCGAGGAGGAGATGGTCGTCACCGTCACGCGTGACGGCTACATCAAGCGCACGCGCAGCGACAACTACCGGTCGCAGCACCGCGGCGGCAAGGGTGTCAAGGGCGCGCAGCTGCGCGCGGATGACATCGTCGAGCACTTCTTCGTGACGACGACGCACCACTGGCTGCTGTTCTTCACCGACAAGGGCCGCGTCTACCGGTCGAAGACCTACGAGGTCCCCGAGTCCGGTCGCGACGCGAAGGGCACGCACGTCGCGAACCTCCTCGCGCTGCAGCCGGGTGAGAAGATCGCGCAGATCCTCGACATCCGCGACTACGAGGTCGCCGACTACCTCGTGCTCGCGACGCGCGACGGACTCGTGAAGAAGACGAGCCTGTCGAGCTATGACACGAACCGTCAGGGCGGTGTGATCGCGATCCGCCTGAACGACGAGGACGAGCTCGTCTCGGCGCTCATGGTGAACGCCGAAGACGACATCCTCCTGATCAGCCGCCGAGGCATGTCGGTGCGCTTCAGTGCGACCGACGGGGCGCTGCGCCCGATGGGCCGGGCGACCGCCGGCGTCAAGGGCATGAAGTTCCGCGACGGCGACAGCCTGCTCTCGGCATCCGTCGCCGCACCCGGCCAGTACGTGTTCGTCGTGACCGATGGCGGCTACGCGAAGCGCACCGCCATCGACGAATACCGCGTCCAGGGACGCGGCGGATTCGGCATCAAGGTGGCCAAACTGAACGACGATCGAGGCACTCTCGCGGGCGGTCTGATGGTCGCCGAAGACGACGAGGTCCTTGTGGTTCTGTCCAGCGGCAAGGTGGTACGCTCTGCCGTGGCCGAGGTGCCCGCCAAGGGCCGCGACACCATGGGTGTCGTGTTCGCTCGGACCACAGAAGCAGACCGCATCCTCGCCATCGCCCGCAACGGCGAGCGGGGACTCGGCGAAGACGAGGCGGAGGCGGACGAAGAATCCGCAGCCACAAACACGGAAGATTCGGATGAATCATCCAACCCTGGAGAGGGCCAAGACGCATGA
- a CDS encoding DUF3566 domain-containing protein, translating into MSTVADKLAKKSTRKTSGKQVRLRLVYVDFWSAVKLSFLGAVALAIVTMVSFFLIYMVLQATGIIAQADDFVAQFTDNSIRLTEVAGLPQVMAFAAVVSILNLIVFTVLGAVVAGIYNLAVKVTGGLLVGFMSN; encoded by the coding sequence ATGAGCACAGTAGCCGACAAGCTGGCGAAGAAGTCCACGCGCAAGACCAGCGGCAAGCAGGTTCGCCTGCGCCTGGTCTACGTCGACTTCTGGTCGGCCGTGAAGCTCTCCTTCCTGGGTGCCGTCGCACTCGCGATCGTCACGATGGTGTCGTTCTTCCTGATCTACATGGTTCTGCAGGCCACGGGCATCATCGCCCAGGCCGACGACTTCGTCGCGCAGTTCACAGACAACAGCATCCGCCTCACCGAGGTTGCGGGTCTTCCGCAGGTCATGGCGTTCGCCGCCGTGGTGTCGATCCTCAACCTGATCGTCTTCACGGTGCTCGGCGCCGTGGTCGCGGGCATCTACAACCTGGCGGTCAAGGTCACAGGCGGCCTGCTCGTCGGCTTCATGTCGAACTGA
- a CDS encoding VIT1/CCC1 transporter family protein yields the protein MTTHEGEAHEGGLGQRLNWLRAGVLGANDGIVSVASLVVGVAGATTDNAALLTAGLAGLVGGAISMALGEYVSVSSQRDSERALIAKEREELRTMPDAELAELTGLYRDRGLSEDTARRVAEELTAHDALAAHLEVELGIDQDDLVNPWHAAMSSAIAFTLGALLPLLAILLPPASVRVPITFAAVLIALAVTGAVSARIGGSRPARAAIRLVIGGGLALAATWLIGTLLGTTGIV from the coding sequence ATGACCACTCATGAGGGCGAGGCGCACGAAGGCGGACTCGGCCAGCGCCTGAACTGGCTGCGGGCCGGCGTGCTCGGCGCGAACGACGGGATCGTCTCGGTGGCGTCTCTCGTGGTCGGCGTCGCCGGCGCGACGACCGACAACGCGGCGTTGCTGACGGCCGGCCTCGCCGGGCTCGTCGGCGGAGCGATCTCGATGGCACTCGGCGAGTACGTCTCGGTGAGCAGCCAACGCGACAGCGAAAGGGCACTGATCGCGAAAGAGCGCGAGGAGCTGCGGACGATGCCCGATGCCGAGCTCGCCGAGCTCACAGGTCTGTATCGAGACCGCGGTCTCAGTGAGGACACCGCACGCAGGGTCGCCGAAGAGCTCACCGCGCACGACGCGCTCGCGGCCCATCTCGAGGTCGAGCTCGGCATCGACCAGGACGACCTGGTCAATCCCTGGCATGCGGCGATGTCATCCGCGATCGCCTTCACGCTCGGGGCGCTGCTCCCCCTGCTCGCGATCCTGCTGCCCCCGGCGTCCGTCCGTGTGCCGATCACCTTCGCCGCCGTGCTGATCGCTCTGGCCGTCACGGGGGCGGTGAGCGCCCGGATCGGCGGATCGCGACCGGCGCGCGCCGCGATCAGACTCGTCATCGGCGGCGGGCTCGCCCTCGCCGCGACGTGGCTGATCGGCACGCTGCTCGGCACCACCGGCATCGTGTGA
- a CDS encoding sensor histidine kinase — MTTQTATPRDTGTARPPLRIVLTILHLGALGVLGAAILGTLSGLFGAGLGLLFVFGVGIFLLIGFVYALFGLGWFEVERIAALYKVPIAPLRRRRSVHTGFAGWIRSIGRQVIDGRMWRALANFALACIAGGLVLRLVWGVVWSAMISFAPLTGDGVVAGPFGNVIEASWAPLVGILGVLASAAGIVGLALLHRVLSLAIVAQSREAELTERVRTTTAQREGAVRAADVERTRIERDLHDGVQPRLVSVGMTLGLAHQKIDDDPAAAKELISEAHTSTKAAITELRQLARGIHASVLDDRGLDAALSALASRSHIPVSLDVRMEGRCSREAEAAVYFAIAESLTNAAKHSRASEARVIVRLREGNVLWARVEDNGMGGAQVQPGGGLDGISNRILAAGGTFRLDSPFGGPTSLEVNVPCAS, encoded by the coding sequence ATGACCACACAGACTGCGACCCCACGGGACACGGGCACGGCGAGACCGCCGCTGCGGATCGTCCTGACGATCCTTCATCTCGGCGCACTCGGTGTCCTGGGCGCCGCGATCCTCGGAACCCTCTCGGGCCTGTTCGGCGCCGGCCTCGGACTCCTCTTCGTCTTCGGCGTCGGCATCTTCCTGCTCATCGGGTTCGTGTACGCGCTGTTCGGCCTCGGCTGGTTCGAGGTCGAGAGGATCGCAGCTCTCTACAAAGTGCCGATCGCGCCGCTCCGGCGACGCCGCAGCGTCCACACCGGCTTCGCCGGGTGGATCCGCTCGATCGGGCGGCAGGTGATCGACGGACGCATGTGGCGGGCGCTGGCGAACTTCGCGCTCGCGTGCATCGCCGGTGGACTCGTGCTGCGCCTCGTCTGGGGAGTGGTGTGGTCGGCGATGATCTCGTTCGCACCCCTCACCGGCGACGGCGTGGTGGCAGGGCCCTTCGGCAACGTGATCGAGGCGTCGTGGGCGCCTCTGGTCGGCATCCTCGGTGTTCTCGCGTCCGCCGCGGGCATCGTCGGGCTGGCCCTGTTGCATCGGGTGCTGTCGCTCGCGATCGTCGCCCAGAGCCGCGAAGCCGAGCTCACCGAGCGCGTGCGCACCACCACCGCCCAGCGCGAAGGCGCGGTACGGGCGGCCGATGTCGAGCGCACCCGCATCGAGCGCGACCTGCATGACGGCGTGCAGCCTCGGCTGGTATCGGTCGGCATGACGCTCGGGCTCGCGCATCAGAAGATCGACGACGACCCGGCGGCGGCCAAGGAGCTGATCTCCGAGGCGCACACGTCGACCAAGGCGGCGATCACCGAGCTCAGGCAGCTCGCCCGCGGCATCCACGCCTCCGTTCTCGACGACCGTGGTCTCGACGCCGCACTCTCGGCGCTGGCCAGCCGATCGCACATACCGGTGAGCCTCGACGTCCGGATGGAAGGACGCTGCAGCCGCGAGGCCGAGGCGGCCGTGTACTTCGCGATCGCCGAGTCGCTCACCAACGCGGCCAAGCACTCGCGAGCCAGCGAGGCCAGGGTCATCGTGCGACTCCGCGAGGGCAACGTCCTCTGGGCACGCGTCGAAGACAACGGCATGGGCGGCGCGCAGGTGCAGCCGGGCGGAGGTCTCGACGGCATCTCGAACCGCATCCTCGCGGCCGGCGGAACGTTCCGCCTCGACAGCCCCTTCGGTGGCCCGACCAGTCTCGAGGTGAACGTGCCATGCGCATCCTGA
- a CDS encoding LuxR C-terminal-related transcriptional regulator — translation MRILICEDSVLLREGLVRLLEDAGHQVVAALSDTEGLTEAVADAAPELCILDVRLPPTFTDEGIRAALGLRQTNPQLPLLVLSQYVEERYASDLIAAQGGPLGYLLKDRVADVTEFLESVNRISEGATVLDPEVVAQLLMRRHRDDRMLRLTERERTVLALIAEGKSNQAIAALLFLSEASIEKHITSIFQKLGLEQDESGNRRVLAALAHIENLGGATPPAGQTGAAR, via the coding sequence ATGCGCATCCTGATCTGCGAGGACTCGGTCCTTCTGCGCGAAGGGCTCGTGCGTCTTCTCGAAGACGCCGGCCATCAGGTGGTCGCCGCCCTCTCCGACACCGAGGGACTGACGGAGGCGGTGGCGGATGCAGCGCCCGAGCTCTGCATCCTCGATGTCAGACTTCCGCCCACGTTCACCGACGAGGGGATCCGCGCCGCCCTCGGACTGCGCCAGACGAACCCTCAGCTGCCGCTGCTCGTGCTGTCGCAGTACGTCGAGGAGCGCTACGCATCCGATCTCATCGCCGCCCAGGGCGGGCCGCTCGGGTACCTGCTCAAAGACCGGGTCGCCGATGTCACCGAGTTCCTCGAATCGGTGAACCGCATCTCTGAAGGGGCGACCGTGCTCGATCCCGAGGTCGTGGCGCAGCTGCTCATGCGGCGCCATCGCGACGATCGGATGCTGCGCCTCACCGAGCGCGAGCGCACCGTGCTCGCACTGATCGCCGAGGGCAAGTCGAATCAGGCGATCGCCGCGCTGCTCTTCCTCTCCGAGGCGAGCATCGAGAAGCACATCACATCCATCTTCCAGAAGCTGGGCCTCGAGCAGGACGAATCGGGAAACCGCCGCGTGCTCGCCGCTCTCGCTCACATCGAGAATCTCGGCGGCGCGACGCCGCCGGCCGGTCAGACAGGAGCCGCACGATGA
- a CDS encoding DUF4097 family beta strand repeat-containing protein, which yields MSISTPPPARTAGQPWITITLAVFGGLALAGAGATAAVAASADLDRTDVVQRIDVDGVESLDLDASASDVRVEFGDVDEAELSVKGGRGGAWTIERDGDELLVRSPDSGFGWWFGRWFDDDRTAVLTLPTELEGLDASFRLNAGGLDITGSYGELDLELAAGDLNVDGSARSLEADVSAGGADLLLDGVDEADLSVAAGDLSVELTGSAPSRVTITANAGSADLTLPDTGYHVTQSVSAGELDNRLEQSSDSRNSIEVTLSAGTVTLRPGS from the coding sequence ATGAGCATCAGTACTCCCCCGCCCGCCCGCACCGCCGGGCAGCCGTGGATCACCATCACCCTCGCCGTCTTCGGCGGCCTCGCGCTGGCGGGAGCCGGCGCGACGGCCGCGGTCGCGGCGTCGGCGGACCTCGATCGCACCGACGTGGTGCAGCGGATCGACGTCGACGGCGTCGAGAGCCTCGATCTCGACGCCAGCGCGAGCGACGTGCGGGTCGAGTTCGGCGACGTCGACGAGGCGGAGCTGTCGGTCAAGGGTGGTCGAGGCGGCGCGTGGACCATCGAGAGAGATGGCGACGAGCTTCTCGTCCGCAGCCCTGATTCGGGGTTCGGCTGGTGGTTCGGGCGTTGGTTCGACGACGACCGCACGGCCGTGCTGACGCTGCCGACCGAGCTCGAAGGACTCGACGCGAGCTTCAGGCTCAACGCGGGCGGGCTCGACATCACCGGTTCGTACGGCGAGCTCGACCTCGAACTCGCCGCCGGCGATCTGAACGTCGACGGATCCGCGCGGTCACTCGAGGCCGACGTCAGCGCGGGGGGCGCCGATCTGCTCCTCGACGGTGTGGACGAAGCCGACCTCTCGGTGGCGGCCGGAGACCTCTCCGTCGAGCTGACCGGTTCGGCGCCGAGTCGTGTGACGATCACCGCGAACGCCGGTTCGGCCGATCTCACCCTGCCCGACACCGGGTATCACGTCACCCAGAGCGTGAGCGCCGGCGAGCTCGACAACAGGCTCGAGCAGTCGTCGGACTCGCGGAACTCGATCGAGGTGACCCTCTCCGCGGGGACGGTCACACTGCGTCCGGGCAGTTGA
- a CDS encoding putative immunity protein has protein sequence MASPQALSEPDRRLVALWAADCAERVLPLFDAEAPDDDRARDGIARARAFGRGELDTAEEIRRRFVAGRAAHSATSPAAVAAARSAGQASGVAHMGAHALGAAAYAAKAASLAAVDHDAAHRDEVGWQLGHMSDEVRAAFARLPLLGTDSAGPLGAGLLASGALGATIREIQAELRS, from the coding sequence ATGGCATCTCCGCAGGCGCTCAGCGAGCCGGATCGACGGCTCGTCGCTCTGTGGGCGGCTGACTGCGCAGAGCGGGTGCTGCCTCTGTTCGACGCCGAGGCGCCGGATGACGACAGGGCGCGAGACGGCATCGCTCGCGCCCGAGCGTTCGGGCGGGGCGAGCTCGATACGGCCGAGGAGATCCGCAGGCGATTCGTCGCCGGCCGCGCGGCTCATTCGGCGACGTCACCCGCGGCAGTCGCCGCCGCGCGTTCGGCCGGGCAGGCATCAGGTGTGGCGCACATGGGGGCGCATGCTCTGGGCGCCGCCGCCTACGCGGCCAAGGCCGCCTCCCTCGCGGCGGTCGATCACGACGCTGCCCACCGCGACGAGGTCGGCTGGCAGCTGGGTCACATGAGCGACGAGGTCCGTGCCGCGTTTGCGCGCCTTCCGCTGCTGGGAACGGACTCGGCTGGCCCCCTGGGCGCGGGCCTGCTGGCATCCGGAGCGCTCGGGGCGACCATCCGGGAGATCCAGGCGGAGCTGCGGAGTTGA
- a CDS encoding Imm70 family immunity protein → MSLRVGPIAYPIGTGAFLGAFFDTVTGRLEDGARGRRFPRLGDLYQHGELDVSHLDAARGELSDIRRQLTLLPPSALIWDLDDPAAAPPWGDDIAASITDLSDYFVTSDGRQLLDVIQTALDTGIRLGRAVSIG, encoded by the coding sequence GTGAGCCTTCGAGTCGGTCCGATCGCGTATCCGATCGGAACGGGCGCTTTCCTCGGCGCGTTCTTCGACACCGTCACCGGTCGGCTGGAAGACGGCGCGCGCGGACGCCGTTTCCCGCGCCTCGGCGATCTGTATCAGCACGGCGAACTCGACGTCAGTCATCTGGATGCGGCCAGGGGTGAGCTCTCTGACATTCGCCGGCAGCTGACTCTGCTTCCGCCATCCGCCCTCATCTGGGACCTCGACGACCCGGCCGCCGCGCCACCGTGGGGCGACGACATCGCAGCGAGCATCACGGACCTCTCGGACTACTTCGTCACGTCCGACGGACGACAGTTGCTCGACGTGATCCAGACGGCTCTCGACACCGGCATCCGGCTGGGCCGAGCAGTGTCGATCGGCTGA
- a CDS encoding helix-turn-helix transcriptional regulator, whose protein sequence is MTTDEQQRKELGAFLRARRSTLDRASFGLPPAGRGRAAGLRREEISYLSGVSVTWYTWLEQGRDINPSRQVLDAVATALRLTVAEHDYALTLAGFAPSRPGTHSAVATAPAHVQRFLDALDEHPAYALAPDWGIAGWNAAYEALYPNVATVDPEDRNLLWLIFTDPAVRSLLDDWDDTSRRFLAEFRAEVGPRLGDTRYRDLVGRLMDASGEFRERWESHGVGGFESRERVFQHPTLGRLVFEHHQMRPSDQTDVQLVVYTADAETRKRFAKRG, encoded by the coding sequence GTGACGACGGACGAGCAGCAGCGCAAGGAGCTCGGCGCGTTCCTGCGCGCCCGGCGGTCGACCCTGGATCGCGCGTCGTTCGGGCTGCCGCCCGCCGGTCGGGGTCGTGCTGCGGGCCTCCGCCGCGAGGAGATCTCGTATCTCTCGGGGGTCAGCGTCACTTGGTACACCTGGCTGGAGCAGGGGCGCGACATCAACCCGTCGAGACAGGTGCTGGATGCCGTCGCCACCGCGCTGCGGTTGACGGTCGCCGAGCACGACTACGCGCTGACGCTCGCGGGCTTCGCGCCGTCCCGGCCCGGCACGCATTCCGCCGTCGCCACGGCACCGGCGCACGTGCAGCGCTTCCTCGACGCGCTCGACGAGCATCCGGCCTACGCCCTGGCGCCGGACTGGGGGATCGCCGGGTGGAACGCGGCGTACGAGGCGCTGTACCCGAACGTCGCCACCGTCGACCCCGAGGATCGCAATCTGCTGTGGCTGATCTTCACCGATCCCGCGGTGCGGTCGCTGCTCGACGACTGGGATGACACGAGCCGTCGTTTCCTGGCCGAGTTCCGGGCCGAGGTCGGGCCCCGGCTGGGCGACACCCGCTACCGCGACCTGGTCGGGCGGCTGATGGACGCGAGCGGCGAGTTCCGGGAGCGCTGGGAGAGTCACGGCGTCGGCGGTTTCGAGTCGCGCGAGCGGGTGTTCCAGCATCCGACCCTGGGCAGGCTCGTGTTCGAGCACCATCAGATGCGGCCCTCAGACCAGACCGACGTGCAGCTCGTGGTGTACACCGCGGATGCCGAGACGCGGAAGAGGTTCGCGAAGCGGGGCTGA